The following DNA comes from Mycolicibacterium aromaticivorans JS19b1 = JCM 16368.
GGTTCTGCATCCGGGCCTGGCGCTTCGGCGCCTCGTCCAGCATGGCGGCCGGGGGCCTGGGCAGCATCGACGATTTCGTCGCGCCATATGAGGAGGCCGGCGGTGCGACCGTCGACCGCGCGACGTTGCGCTGGTGGCTTGTGCTGGCCACCCTGCGCTGGGGAGTGATCTGCCGGTTCCAGGCCGAACGGCACCTGAGCGGCCAGACCCGGTCGGTAGAGCTGGCCGCGATCGGCCGGCGGGTCTGCGAGACCGAATGGGATGTGCTCGACCTACTGAAGGGTGCGTCATGACGGGACTCAACGGACGGCCCACAGCCGCCGAACTCGTCGCCGCTGTCGCCGAATTCCTCGCCAATGACGTCCGGTCCAACACCACCGGGTCGGTCAACTTCCACGCCCTCGTCGCCGTCAATGTCTTGCGCACCGTGGAACGCGAATTGCTTGACCAGACCGCCGCCGAACCGCAGGCCGCACTCGAAGGGCTCGGCTACCACGACGAAGCCGCACTGGCCGCAGCCATCCGCGCCGGGGACCTCGACGGCCGCGGCGACGAGGTGATGAAGTGTCTTCGCGCCGTGGTCAAGCACCGGGTGGCGATTGCCCACCCCGGATACGACTCACCTGAAGGAGGTTCGCCGTCATGACCACCGAGAGCCAGATCCTGCAGGCTGCCGACCGGTTATTCGCCGCCATCACGCAGGGCGATGTCGCTGCGGTGGCGGCGCTATGGTCCGACGATGTCACCGTCTGGCACACCGGCGATGAGCGCGACAGCGACAAGACGCGCGCTCTCAAGGTGATCCGGTGGTACGTCGGCGCCACCACCTACCGGCACTACGACGTGCTCGACCGGCAGGTGTTCGACGGCGGCTTCGTCCAGCAACACATTCTGCGGTGCACCAATACCCGCGGTGAAGACGTGGCCTTGCGGGTATGCCTGATCGTGAAAGTCGGAGACGACGGGCTCATCCGGCGAATCGACGAGTACCTCGATCCCGCCGACCTGGCACCGCTGCTGTCCTGAGAGAAGGCATCACATGTCCGCACTGCAGGCGTTACTCAACGACCCCGGCGCCGCCGGGGTGTGGCAATTGGTTCCCACGCGGTCCTCGGTGCGCTTCAAGAACAAGACGTTCTGGGGGTTGGCCACCGTGACCGGCACATTCGGCGACGTGAGCGGCACCGGGCAGGTCGGCTCGAACGGCGCGGTGTCGGGGCGGCTGGAGATCGGTGCGTCGTCGCTGAAGACGGGCATCGGAAAACGTGACGAACATCTGCGCTCGGCCGACTTCTTCGACGTCGAGAACCATCCCCAGATCCGCGTCGAGGTCACCGGGCTGGAACCCACCGGCGCGGACACGGCCGATCTCACCGCCACGCTCACCGTCCGGGGAGTCAGCACGCCGCTGCCGCTGTCGGTCACGATGACCCCGCTCGGTGACGGCTCTGTGCAGCTGACCACCACGGCGACGATCGACCGCACCGAACTCGGCGTCAGCGGCAACATGATCGGGATGATGCCCGCGACCACCACGCTGCTGGCCGACGTCGTCTTCGCCAAAGAGTGATTTGGGCGCGCGTTCGTTCGCTCAGCGAACGTTTCCGCGCCGAAATCACAGATGCGGCAGTAGCATCGGCTGCGTGTCTCGCCCGGGCGCGCAGCCCCTCCACGTGCTGGTCTACAGCAGCAATGCCCGCACCCGTGATGAGGTGCGCCTGGCTTTGGGAAAGCGGGTGCACCCCGAACTCCCGGATCTCACCTACACCGACGTGGCGACCGGACCGATGGTGATCCAGCTGATGGACGCCGGCGGATTCGATCTGGTGATCCTTGACGGCGAGGCGGCTCCCGTCGGCGGAATGGGCATTGCCAAACAACTCAAAGACGAGATCGACGACTGCCCGCCGGTGCTGGTGCTGACGGGCCGATCCGACGATGCATGGCTGGCCAACTGGTCGCGCGCCGAGGCTGCGGTGCCTCACCCGATCGACCCGGTGCGACTCGGCGAGGCGGTCGTAGGTTTGCTGCGCACAACCGTGCAATGACTGAAACGCCAAATATGCTGTCGCCCTTGCCCTCTCGACGAGAGATGGACCGCGCTCAGCTATTCAAGCCATCCTAACGAAATCGCGACAGCGAGTCTCAAGATCGCTAGGCTGTGTCGTAGCTCACATCTCCAGCCCAGTGAGGAGTGACACAGCTCTATGAATTTGTATCTGCCCATCCTGGTGTTGGGTGTCATCGCGGCCGCGTTCGCGATCGTCTCGGTGGTGATCGCGCTGGTGATCGGTCCGCGGCGGTTCAACCGGGCCAAGCTCGAAGCCTACGAATGCGGGATCGAACCGGTCGCCGGGGAGTCGGCCGGTCAGCGCTTCCCGATCAAGTACTACCTGACGGCGATGTTGTTCATCGTCTTCGACATCGAGATCGTGTTCTTGTATCCGTGGGCGGTCTCCTTCGATTCGTTGGGCACGTTCGCGCTGGTGGAGATGCTGATCTTTATGGTGACGGTGTTCGTTGCGTACGGGTACGTGTGGCGCCGGGGCGGCCTGGAATGGGATTAGAAGAGCAGCTGCCGGGCGGCATTCTGCTGTCGACGGTGGAGAAGGTCGCCGGGTTCGTGCGCAAAGGGTCGCTATGGCCGGCGACGTTCGGGTTGGCGTGTTGTGCCATCGAGATGATGGCGACGGCAGGCCCCCGGTTCGATATCGCGCGGTTTGGCATGGAGCGGTTTTCGGCCACGCCCCGGCAGGCCGATCTGATGATCGTGGCGGGCCGGGTGTCGCAGAAGATGGCGCCGGTGCTACGGCAGGTGTATGACCAGATGGCCGAACCCAAGTGGGTGCTGGCCATGGGGGTGTGCGCCTCCAGCGGCGGTATGTTCAACAACTACGCGGTGGTCCAAGGGGTGGATCATGTAGTGCCGGTGGACATCTATCTCCCCGGGTGCCCGCCGCGTCCGGAGATGTTGTTGAACGCAATCCTGGCGTTGCACGCCAAGATCGCCGAGATGCCGTTGGGGGTGCACCGCGCCGAGGCTGTGGCCGCAGCTGAAAAGGCCGCGCTGGCCGCGCCGACCACCCTGGAGCTCAAGGGTCTGCTGCGGTGAGGAAGGAAGACGGCGCGGGTGAGGTCATCGGCGTGCGCCGGGGCATGTTCGGCATCAACGGCAGTGGCGACACTTCCGGCTACGGCCGACTGGTCCGCGAAGTCGCCCTGCCCGGCAGCACTCCGCGGCCCTACGGTGGCTATTTCGACGACGTCGTCGACCGATTGGCCGAGGCGTTGGGCGACCACGCTTTCGGTGCAGCTATAGAGCGGGTCGTCGTCTTCCGCAACCAGCTCACCATCGAAGTCGGGCGCGAACACCTGCTGGGCGTCGCCCGGGCGTTACGCGACGACGAGCGGTTGCGCTTCGAATTGTGTTGCGGGGTTTCAGGT
Coding sequences within:
- a CDS encoding DUF6285 domain-containing protein; translation: MTGLNGRPTAAELVAAVAEFLANDVRSNTTGSVNFHALVAVNVLRTVERELLDQTAAEPQAALEGLGYHDEAALAAAIRAGDLDGRGDEVMKCLRAVVKHRVAIAHPGYDSPEGGSPS
- a CDS encoding nuclear transport factor 2 family protein, whose product is MTTESQILQAADRLFAAITQGDVAAVAALWSDDVTVWHTGDERDSDKTRALKVIRWYVGATTYRHYDVLDRQVFDGGFVQQHILRCTNTRGEDVALRVCLIVKVGDDGLIRRIDEYLDPADLAPLLS
- a CDS encoding YceI family protein, which translates into the protein MSALQALLNDPGAAGVWQLVPTRSSVRFKNKTFWGLATVTGTFGDVSGTGQVGSNGAVSGRLEIGASSLKTGIGKRDEHLRSADFFDVENHPQIRVEVTGLEPTGADTADLTATLTVRGVSTPLPLSVTMTPLGDGSVQLTTTATIDRTELGVSGNMIGMMPATTTLLADVVFAKE
- a CDS encoding response regulator transcription factor, which produces MSRPGAQPLHVLVYSSNARTRDEVRLALGKRVHPELPDLTYTDVATGPMVIQLMDAGGFDLVILDGEAAPVGGMGIAKQLKDEIDDCPPVLVLTGRSDDAWLANWSRAEAAVPHPIDPVRLGEAVVGLLRTTVQ
- a CDS encoding NADH-quinone oxidoreductase subunit A is translated as MNLYLPILVLGVIAAAFAIVSVVIALVIGPRRFNRAKLEAYECGIEPVAGESAGQRFPIKYYLTAMLFIVFDIEIVFLYPWAVSFDSLGTFALVEMLIFMVTVFVAYGYVWRRGGLEWD
- a CDS encoding NuoB/complex I 20 kDa subunit family protein gives rise to the protein MGLEEQLPGGILLSTVEKVAGFVRKGSLWPATFGLACCAIEMMATAGPRFDIARFGMERFSATPRQADLMIVAGRVSQKMAPVLRQVYDQMAEPKWVLAMGVCASSGGMFNNYAVVQGVDHVVPVDIYLPGCPPRPEMLLNAILALHAKIAEMPLGVHRAEAVAAAEKAALAAPTTLELKGLLR